One region of Salvelinus sp. IW2-2015 linkage group LG1, ASM291031v2, whole genome shotgun sequence genomic DNA includes:
- the LOC111962941 gene encoding caspase recruitment domain-containing protein 19, whose amino-acid sequence MVSRREGPLKGKKGLHTMGXSFHDQLLEDSRFLRTDRRLDTELVDKLILQLNRIYPQILTDKEATKFRDLDVPTCVRLAELLAHLQGKGEEACREFYRALHLHVEEVYFSLPTRLRLRGSVDPFTVTASPTQLRYVLNDRGPLFFLSCFGVAVGMALLYYYGEAKVTGGSRXLGMAALGLGRRAREVLIWYAEDPIRK is encoded by the exons AMAGCTTCCATGACCAGCTATTGGAGGACAGTCGGTTCCTCAGGACAGACCGTCGACTGGACACAGAACTAGTGGATAAGCTCATCCTGCAGCTCAACAGGATCTACCCACAGATCCTCACAGACAAGGAGGCCACCAAA TTTAGGGACCTTGATGTGCCCACCTGCGTCCGACTGGCCGAGCTCCTGGCTCACCTGCAGGGGAAAGGTGAAGAGGCCTGCCGGGAGTTCTACCGGGCGCTTCACCTGCATGTGGAAGAGGTGTACTTCAGCCTACCAACACGCCTCCGCCTCAGAG GTTCTGTAGACCCGTTCACGGTTACAGCCTCACCCACCCAGCTGAGATATGTGCTGAACGACCGAG gtccTCTGTTCTTCCTGAGTTGTTTTGGCGTTGCGGTGGGGATGGCTCTACTGTATTACTATGGCG AGGCCAAAGTAACAGGGGGAAGCAGGKCTCTTGGCATGGCTGCTCTTGGACTGGGCCGACGAGCCAGAGAGGTTCTCATATGGTACGCTGAAGACCCCATCAGGAAGTAG